From a single Pyxidicoccus xibeiensis genomic region:
- a CDS encoding TetR/AcrR family transcriptional regulator, giving the protein MGISERKERQRAELREQILRVARDMVMREGFDALSMRKLADAVEYAPATLYLHFENREAIARELCVRGFRDLLAALEPAATGEEPLARLSKLADAYVRFGLENPETYRLIFMEDAKLSTALFSDAPDAAGPRSFGVLVRVFEDLKSTGRIAEAAEPWMLAEVLWAGLHGLVSLRLTCTGFQGSPVDELTRVLVTTLVHGLPGLKAQAVG; this is encoded by the coding sequence ATGGGGATTTCGGAGCGGAAGGAGCGACAGCGGGCGGAGCTGCGCGAGCAGATCCTCCGCGTGGCCCGGGACATGGTGATGCGCGAGGGCTTCGATGCCCTGTCGATGCGCAAGCTGGCGGACGCGGTGGAGTACGCGCCGGCGACGCTCTACCTGCACTTCGAGAACCGCGAGGCGATTGCGAGGGAGCTGTGCGTGCGCGGCTTCCGAGATCTCCTGGCGGCGCTGGAGCCGGCGGCAACGGGGGAAGAACCGCTGGCGCGGCTATCGAAGCTGGCGGACGCGTACGTGCGCTTCGGGCTGGAGAACCCGGAGACGTACCGGCTCATCTTCATGGAGGACGCGAAGCTGTCGACGGCGCTGTTCAGCGACGCGCCGGACGCAGCGGGCCCGCGGTCCTTTGGCGTGCTGGTGCGCGTGTTCGAGGACCTGAAGTCCACCGGGAGGATTGCGGAGGCCGCGGAGCCCTGGATGCTGGCAGAGGTGCTGTGGGCGGGCCTGCACGGACTGGTGAGCCTGCGGCTGACGTGCACGGGGTTCCAGGGTTCGCCCGTGGATGAGCTGACCCGGGTGCTGGTGACCACGCTGGTGCATGGACTGCCGGGGTTGAAGGCACAGGCGGTTGGTTGA
- a CDS encoding NAD-dependent epimerase/dehydratase family protein: MDKVALFGASGVVGQSVARALQARGQPYRVVGRSRASLQKEFGADPLAEVATWDTENPDSIRAAARGVHTLIYMVGVNYWQFGLHPLLMRRTLDAAIAEGVKRILLIGTVYPYGRPRTETVKEDHPREPHTFKGRMRKEQEDMLMAEHAAGRIQATILRLPDFYGPGVDKSFLHRAFLAAVGGTRAQLIGPIDRPHEFVYVPDVGPVVTKLMDEPRAYGKWWNFAGAGVTSQRTLVEEIFRQAGRPPKLMTSGKGMLRLMGLFNPFMRELVEMHYLLTEPVLMDDSALRQLLGDVHKTPYTEGIRQTLAATRAAAVSPAPAATGRPHPVP; encoded by the coding sequence ATGGACAAGGTGGCGTTGTTTGGCGCTTCGGGCGTCGTCGGTCAGAGCGTTGCGCGGGCCCTGCAGGCCCGGGGGCAGCCCTACCGGGTGGTCGGCCGCTCGCGTGCCTCCCTGCAGAAGGAGTTCGGCGCCGACCCGCTGGCGGAGGTCGCCACCTGGGACACGGAGAATCCGGACTCCATCCGCGCCGCGGCACGAGGCGTCCACACGCTCATCTACATGGTGGGGGTGAACTACTGGCAGTTCGGCCTCCACCCCCTCCTCATGCGCCGCACGCTCGACGCCGCCATCGCCGAGGGCGTCAAGCGCATCCTCCTCATCGGCACCGTGTACCCCTACGGCCGGCCTCGCACCGAAACCGTGAAGGAGGACCACCCGCGCGAGCCCCACACCTTCAAGGGGCGCATGCGCAAGGAGCAGGAGGACATGCTCATGGCCGAGCACGCCGCCGGCCGCATCCAGGCCACCATCCTCCGCCTCCCGGACTTCTACGGCCCCGGCGTGGACAAGAGCTTCCTCCACCGCGCCTTCCTCGCCGCCGTCGGGGGCACGCGCGCCCAGCTCATCGGCCCCATCGACCGCCCCCACGAGTTCGTCTACGTGCCTGACGTGGGCCCCGTGGTGACGAAGCTGATGGACGAGCCCCGCGCCTACGGCAAATGGTGGAACTTCGCGGGCGCCGGCGTCACCTCGCAGCGGACCCTCGTCGAGGAGATCTTCCGCCAGGCCGGACGCCCCCCCAAGCTCATGACGTCAGGGAAGGGGATGCTCCGGCTCATGGGCCTCTTCAACCCGTTCATGCGCGAGCTGGTGGAGATGCACTACCTGCTCACCGAGCCCGTGCTCATGGACGACTCGGCCCTGCGCCAACTGCTGGGCGATGTGCACAAGACGCCCTACACCGAGGGCATCCGGCAGACGCTCGCGGCCACCCGCGCCGCCGCCGTCAGTCCAGCCCCCGCTGCCACAGGTCGTCCTCATCCAGTCCCATGA
- a CDS encoding metallopeptidase family protein has product MGKRTAKPGGVEGVEARLDAVAEAFEAGDFETALAGAEGLLADAPEHPAALHYRASALMELGRLEEAEKAFGLALKVAPEDLKVLLGAADCLVCRTEEDREAAEEGLGLCARGLRLAQKAADVERVYEFLLLEGMALNQLGECERALKSVDAALGHMPRSADAQLERGIALFELCRFEEAQAAFEKVLKELPDEALAHHYLGLMAERRGDEKEAKRRFERAQALGPREFPPPVRLEEAEFDRAVEEAVKSLPRHAKQYLDNVTIAVEDIPSDEDLMGQDPPLSPSILGVFLGTPVGERHLTDTFDPYPASIVLYQRNLERFARTREELIEQIGITVMHEVGHFMGLDEDDLWQRGLD; this is encoded by the coding sequence ATGGGGAAGCGCACCGCGAAGCCAGGGGGGGTGGAGGGCGTGGAGGCACGACTGGACGCGGTGGCGGAGGCCTTCGAGGCGGGTGACTTCGAGACGGCGCTGGCCGGGGCGGAGGGCCTGCTGGCGGACGCGCCGGAGCACCCCGCCGCCCTCCACTACCGGGCGTCGGCCCTGATGGAGCTGGGGCGGCTGGAGGAGGCGGAGAAGGCCTTCGGCCTGGCCCTGAAGGTGGCCCCGGAGGACCTGAAGGTGCTCCTGGGAGCGGCGGACTGCCTGGTGTGCCGCACCGAAGAGGACCGGGAGGCCGCGGAGGAGGGCCTGGGCCTGTGTGCGCGAGGCCTACGCCTGGCCCAGAAGGCCGCCGACGTGGAGAGGGTCTACGAGTTCCTCCTCCTGGAGGGCATGGCGCTGAACCAGCTGGGCGAGTGCGAGCGCGCGCTGAAGAGCGTGGACGCGGCGCTGGGGCACATGCCTCGCTCGGCGGACGCGCAGCTGGAGCGCGGCATCGCCCTGTTCGAGCTGTGCCGCTTCGAGGAGGCGCAGGCCGCCTTCGAGAAGGTCCTCAAGGAGCTGCCGGACGAGGCGCTGGCGCACCACTACCTGGGGCTGATGGCGGAGCGGCGCGGGGACGAGAAGGAAGCGAAGCGGCGCTTCGAGCGGGCCCAGGCGCTGGGGCCCAGGGAGTTCCCTCCGCCCGTGCGGCTGGAGGAGGCGGAGTTCGACCGCGCGGTGGAGGAGGCGGTGAAGTCACTGCCCCGGCACGCGAAGCAGTACCTGGACAACGTGACGATTGCGGTGGAGGACATTCCCTCGGACGAGGACCTGATGGGGCAGGACCCGCCGCTGTCCCCGAGCATCCTCGGGGTGTTCCTCGGGACGCCGGTGGGCGAGCGCCACCTGACGGACACGTTCGACCCCTACCCCGCGTCCATCGTGCTGTACCAGCGCAACCTGGAGCGCTTCGCACGGACGCGCGAGGAGCTCATCGAGCAGATTGGAATCACGGTGATGCACGAGGTCGGTCACTTCATGGGACTGGATGAGGACGACCTGTGGCAGCGGGGGCTGGACTGA
- a CDS encoding response regulator, with product MNILVVDDDLELCTMLSRFLEMHGFTVYSAADALQALDILERNQVGMVITDYLMPHLDGIHFTEMLKADPRFQAIPVLLMTASTDEGITERGLRKGVALTLQKPLDMGQLLTLVRFAE from the coding sequence GTGAACATCCTAGTCGTCGACGACGATCTCGAGCTGTGCACCATGCTCTCTCGCTTCCTGGAGATGCATGGGTTCACGGTCTACTCGGCGGCGGATGCCCTGCAGGCGCTCGACATCCTGGAGCGCAACCAGGTGGGCATGGTCATCACCGACTACCTCATGCCCCACCTCGACGGCATCCACTTCACGGAGATGCTGAAGGCGGACCCTCGCTTCCAGGCGATTCCAGTCCTCCTGATGACGGCCAGTACGGATGAAGGCATCACCGAGCGCGGCCTGCGCAAGGGCGTGGCGCTCACCCTTCAGAAGCCCTTGGACATGGGGCAGCTGCTGACGCTCGTGCGCTTCGCCGAGTAG
- the groL gene encoding chaperonin GroEL (60 kDa chaperone family; promotes refolding of misfolded polypeptides especially under stressful conditions; forms two stacked rings of heptamers to form a barrel-shaped 14mer; ends can be capped by GroES; misfolded proteins enter the barrel where they are refolded when GroES binds), with translation MAAKEIFFHQSAREAILRGVRILSDAVAVTLGPKGRNVVIEKSFGSPTITKDGVTVAKEIDLENKFENMGAQMVKEVASKTSDKAGDGTTTATVLARAIYEEGLKLLAAGHNPMDLKRGIDKAVEVVVAELKKLSKPTTDKKAITQVGTISANGDDTIGVIIADAMEKVGKEGVITVEEAKGLETTLDVVEGMQFDRGYVSPYFVTNRDRMEAVLEDPYILISEKKVSSMQDMIPILEQVARSGKPLIIIADDIEGEALATLVVNKIRGVLNVCAVKAPGFGDRRKEMLQDIATLTGGTVVSEELGHKYENLTLNDLGRAKRVTVDKDTTTIVDGAGTKETIDARIKLIRSQTETVTSDYDREKLQERLAKLVGGVAVINVGAATETEMKEKKARVEDALHATRAAVEEGIVPGGGVAYLRTLPALEKLKLGGELDFGVDIIRRALQEPLRKIASNAGIEGAVVINKVREGQGAFGFNARTEVYEDLEKAGVIDPTKVERTALQNAASVASLLLTTEAMIADRPKKKAKNGGAGGGGMPDYGGDDMEY, from the coding sequence ATGGCAGCCAAAGAGATTTTCTTCCACCAGTCCGCGCGTGAGGCCATCCTGCGCGGTGTCCGGATCCTGTCGGACGCCGTCGCGGTGACCCTGGGCCCCAAGGGCCGCAACGTGGTCATCGAGAAGAGCTTCGGCTCCCCCACGATCACCAAGGACGGCGTCACCGTCGCCAAGGAGATCGACCTCGAGAACAAGTTCGAGAACATGGGCGCGCAGATGGTGAAGGAGGTCGCGTCGAAGACCTCCGACAAGGCGGGTGACGGCACCACGACGGCGACGGTGCTGGCGCGCGCCATCTATGAGGAGGGCCTGAAGCTGTTGGCCGCCGGCCACAACCCGATGGACCTCAAGCGCGGCATCGACAAGGCCGTGGAAGTCGTCGTGGCGGAGCTGAAGAAGCTCTCCAAGCCGACCACCGACAAGAAGGCCATCACCCAGGTGGGCACCATCTCCGCCAACGGCGATGACACCATCGGCGTCATCATCGCGGACGCGATGGAGAAGGTGGGCAAGGAGGGCGTCATCACCGTCGAGGAGGCCAAGGGCCTGGAGACGACGCTCGACGTGGTGGAGGGCATGCAGTTCGACCGCGGGTACGTGTCTCCGTACTTCGTGACGAACCGCGACCGCATGGAGGCGGTGCTCGAGGACCCCTACATCCTCATCAGCGAGAAGAAGGTCTCGTCGATGCAGGACATGATTCCCATCCTCGAGCAGGTGGCGCGCTCGGGCAAGCCGCTCATCATCATCGCCGACGACATCGAGGGCGAGGCGCTGGCCACCCTGGTGGTCAACAAGATCCGCGGCGTGCTGAACGTGTGCGCGGTGAAGGCCCCGGGCTTCGGTGACCGCCGCAAGGAGATGCTGCAGGACATCGCCACGCTGACCGGCGGCACGGTGGTCAGCGAGGAGCTCGGCCACAAGTACGAGAACCTGACGCTGAACGACCTGGGCCGCGCCAAGCGCGTCACGGTGGACAAGGACACCACCACCATCGTCGACGGCGCTGGCACCAAGGAGACCATCGACGCCCGCATCAAGCTCATCCGCTCGCAGACGGAGACCGTCACGAGCGACTACGACCGCGAGAAGCTCCAGGAGCGCCTGGCGAAGCTCGTGGGCGGCGTGGCCGTCATCAACGTCGGCGCGGCCACCGAGACGGAGATGAAGGAGAAGAAGGCCCGCGTGGAGGACGCGCTGCATGCGACCCGCGCGGCCGTCGAGGAGGGCATCGTCCCCGGCGGTGGCGTGGCCTACCTGCGCACCCTGCCCGCGCTGGAGAAGCTGAAGCTGGGCGGTGAGCTGGACTTCGGCGTGGACATCATCCGCCGCGCGCTCCAGGAGCCGCTGCGCAAGATTGCCAGCAACGCCGGCATCGAGGGCGCCGTGGTCATCAACAAGGTCCGCGAGGGCCAGGGTGCGTTCGGGTTCAACGCCCGCACCGAGGTCTACGAGGACCTGGAGAAGGCCGGCGTCATCGACCCGACCAAGGTCGAGCGCACCGCGCTGCAGAACGCCGCCTCCGTGGCGTCCCTGCTTCTGACCACCGAGGCGATGATTGCCGACCGCCCCAAGAAGAAGGCGAAGAACGGCGGCGCCGGCGGTGGTGGCATGCCGGACTACGGCGGCGACGACATGGAGTACTGA
- the sinM gene encoding signal integration modulator SinM, with translation MKLARLSVLLFAVACSSESPPVDPGQPDAGGTEDSGTGGDDAGPTDDGGTEPDGGAEPIDAGTDAGEPVPDAGTDAGTDGGTCVAPALEQGTELAARLNTPRRLAVYATDIYISESHSLDPQQEDPGPGRVLRLSRAGGDAVPLVTGLRAPDALAVDATSVYVLDLGGLWRVDKATGRKDERALDTTFSNVTFGNTEVLTAQLNGRDVLVVSTGHRRLVRVDTNGGNRQELFLGAANNQVRGARVSGTDVWFLVANGTSPGLYSVPLDGSAAATLRDDSVTAGTSLELTPTHFLITDGGGGAGRVVRLPRSGGPAEVVASGLQGPRFPVELNGSLYFKDATDVGANFLRQVRACAPGTSDPVGPAGTGPGALLLDGTSLLYTSQESGTGGSVGRVP, from the coding sequence ATGAAGCTCGCGCGACTGTCCGTCCTGTTGTTCGCGGTGGCCTGCTCCTCGGAGTCGCCTCCCGTGGACCCGGGACAGCCGGACGCGGGCGGCACGGAGGACTCCGGCACGGGCGGCGACGACGCCGGGCCCACGGATGACGGAGGCACCGAGCCGGATGGCGGCGCCGAGCCCATCGATGCGGGGACGGACGCCGGTGAGCCGGTTCCCGACGCGGGGACGGACGCGGGCACGGATGGCGGCACTTGCGTGGCCCCCGCGCTGGAGCAGGGCACGGAGCTGGCCGCGAGGTTGAACACGCCCCGGCGGCTCGCAGTGTACGCCACGGACATCTACATCTCCGAGTCGCACTCGCTGGACCCGCAGCAAGAGGATCCCGGACCGGGACGGGTGCTGCGGCTTTCGCGCGCGGGTGGAGACGCGGTCCCCCTGGTCACGGGCCTGCGTGCACCGGATGCCCTCGCGGTGGATGCGACGAGCGTCTACGTGCTCGACCTCGGCGGACTATGGCGGGTGGACAAGGCCACGGGAAGGAAGGACGAGCGCGCCCTCGACACCACCTTCAGCAACGTCACCTTCGGAAACACGGAGGTGCTCACCGCGCAGCTGAACGGCCGGGACGTGCTCGTCGTTTCGACGGGGCACCGTCGTCTGGTGCGGGTGGACACGAACGGTGGCAACCGCCAGGAGCTCTTCCTCGGCGCCGCGAACAACCAGGTGCGCGGCGCGCGGGTTTCGGGCACGGACGTCTGGTTCCTGGTTGCGAATGGGACCAGCCCGGGCCTGTACAGCGTCCCCCTGGACGGGAGTGCCGCGGCGACGCTCCGGGATGACAGCGTCACGGCGGGCACGTCCCTGGAACTGACCCCCACCCACTTCCTCATCACCGATGGCGGAGGCGGCGCGGGCCGGGTCGTGAGGCTGCCACGCAGCGGAGGCCCGGCCGAAGTCGTCGCCTCGGGACTCCAGGGCCCACGCTTCCCCGTGGAGCTGAACGGGAGCCTCTACTTCAAGGACGCCACCGACGTCGGCGCGAACTTCCTGCGTCAGGTCCGCGCGTGCGCGCCCGGCACCTCGGACCCGGTCGGCCCCGCCGGCACCGGCCCGGGCGCTCTGCTGTTGGACGGCACGTCCCTGCTCTACACGTCGCAGGAGAGCGGCACGGGCGGCAGCGTGGGCCGGGTGCCCTGA
- the sinK gene encoding hybrid histidine protein kinase/response regulator SinK produces METPAPLAQLLQALEVGDLPAARAAAAALQRVGAHSTQLAAEVLHELRQPLLGVKAYAQLLAEDGGPSGPLRLLLAQVERMEQIVSDYIRLASERPAPQQRLSLAAPIWAAARLFSINPDSARISLEVEAPEDITIQGNARLIEQLTLNLLNNARDAMAGRGRVKVVLTLEGSSPVLYVADWGPGIPEDLRERMFEPYVTANKRGTGLGLAVCRRIAQEHRAQIGLGSPGLIRDVPPPATVFRVLFPTTDAPPTRRQRLLVVDDETIIRMVFRDLMGKECEVIEAASGEEALDQLRQGPVDLIVTDKNLPGLSGLELAQQARRLYSNSRVILMTGYPSLVTTQQALELGVVDYLLKPFDDIRQVRALLRTALSEQPVLPSLGAGPEARRVDVLEDNPTTARIISEALALVGLEARVLPTIELTALASPVGVVVSWDFAPAYGRKALELGKALAQGAPFVVLAEHLTMETALESLRAGAAACLPKLLSDTTALSRELSRAFKRDAP; encoded by the coding sequence ATGGAAACACCCGCGCCGCTCGCCCAACTGCTCCAGGCCCTGGAGGTGGGTGATCTGCCAGCCGCGCGAGCGGCGGCGGCGGCTCTGCAACGTGTGGGCGCGCACTCCACCCAGCTCGCCGCCGAGGTGCTGCACGAGCTGCGGCAGCCTTTGCTCGGAGTGAAGGCGTACGCACAGCTCCTGGCGGAGGACGGCGGTCCCTCGGGCCCGCTGCGGCTGCTGCTCGCCCAGGTGGAGCGGATGGAGCAGATCGTCTCCGACTACATCCGCCTGGCCAGCGAGCGCCCTGCCCCTCAGCAGCGCCTGTCGCTGGCGGCGCCCATCTGGGCGGCGGCCAGGCTGTTCAGCATCAACCCGGACTCGGCGCGAATCTCCCTGGAAGTGGAGGCCCCCGAGGACATCACCATCCAGGGCAACGCGCGCCTCATCGAGCAGCTCACGCTGAATTTGCTGAACAACGCCCGCGACGCCATGGCCGGGCGCGGGCGGGTGAAGGTGGTGCTCACGCTCGAGGGCTCGTCGCCGGTGCTGTATGTGGCGGACTGGGGCCCGGGCATCCCGGAGGACCTGCGCGAGCGCATGTTCGAGCCGTACGTCACCGCGAACAAGCGGGGCACGGGCCTGGGGCTGGCGGTGTGCCGGCGCATCGCCCAGGAGCACCGCGCGCAGATTGGCCTGGGCTCGCCGGGGCTGATTCGGGACGTGCCGCCGCCGGCCACCGTGTTCCGGGTGCTCTTCCCCACCACGGACGCGCCGCCCACGCGGCGCCAGCGGCTGCTGGTGGTAGACGACGAGACCATCATCCGCATGGTCTTCCGCGACCTGATGGGCAAGGAGTGCGAGGTCATCGAGGCGGCCAGCGGCGAGGAAGCGCTGGACCAGCTGCGCCAGGGGCCGGTGGACCTCATCGTCACGGACAAGAACCTGCCGGGCCTGTCCGGACTGGAGCTGGCCCAGCAGGCGCGGCGCCTGTACTCCAACTCGCGCGTCATCCTGATGACGGGCTACCCGTCGCTGGTGACGACGCAGCAGGCGCTGGAGCTGGGCGTGGTGGACTACCTGCTCAAGCCCTTCGACGACATCCGCCAGGTGCGGGCGCTGCTGCGCACCGCACTGTCCGAGCAGCCCGTCCTCCCCTCGCTGGGAGCGGGGCCGGAAGCACGGCGGGTGGACGTGCTGGAGGACAACCCGACGACGGCGCGCATCATCTCCGAGGCACTGGCACTGGTGGGCCTGGAGGCGCGGGTGCTGCCCACCATCGAGCTGACGGCGCTGGCCTCGCCGGTGGGCGTGGTGGTGAGCTGGGACTTCGCGCCGGCCTACGGGCGCAAGGCGCTGGAGCTGGGCAAGGCGCTGGCCCAGGGCGCGCCCTTCGTAGTGTTGGCCGAGCACCTCACCATGGAGACGGCGCTGGAGTCATTGCGCGCCGGCGCCGCCGCGTGCCTGCCCAAGCTGCTGTCCGACACCACGGCCCTCAGCCGTGAGCTGAGCCGTGCTTTCAAGAGAGACGCCCCATGA
- a CDS encoding demethoxyubiquinone hydroxylase family protein: protein MPQTNPFHSLVPRKLTDSELARSIRLNIEAELDAINLYAAHLDATDNEEAKAILRHVMDEEREHAALFWQLIARLDPEQAQHDKEASEKYRLITTGASHEEVEAVGKEGGGERSPADISLEKRLTVGSLRR, encoded by the coding sequence ATGCCGCAGACCAACCCGTTCCACTCGCTCGTGCCCCGGAAGCTCACGGACTCCGAGCTGGCCCGCTCCATCCGGCTGAACATCGAGGCGGAGCTGGACGCCATCAACCTCTACGCCGCCCACCTCGACGCCACCGACAACGAGGAGGCCAAGGCCATCCTCCGCCACGTCATGGACGAGGAGCGCGAGCACGCCGCCCTCTTCTGGCAGCTCATCGCCCGGCTGGACCCCGAGCAGGCCCAGCACGACAAGGAGGCGTCGGAGAAGTACCGCCTCATCACCACCGGCGCGTCGCACGAAGAGGTGGAGGCCGTGGGCAAGGAGGGCGGTGGCGAGCGCTCCCCGGCCGACATCAGCCTCGAGAAGCGCCTCACCGTCGGCAGCCTGCGCCGCTAG
- a CDS encoding GGDEF domain-containing response regulator → MARILLVDDEKIARTLYGDYLTAVGHAVTAVGTLQEARDALDAERFDAVVTDLILPGGDGMEVLRYVRDRHSGVEVVVITGLDKVDPAVRAIKSGAAEYLVKPVAPEALQHAVRRALTTRDLMQENASLRRHVAMLEAGQRIATTLDREKLAAATASALQGMASASAVVLLERDPTSGLRLHGTRGLSTEVEQRLVAALTERLTDARAPRELEGLGVSYARVLSIPAVEGQVVLGHAVLFFGGAGAEWTGETAGYLVRNWGLALRNLGRFAAVEDLAYVDDLTRLFNTRYLHMVLDREIQESLQTQRPFSLLFMDLDHFKSINDTHGHLVGSKLLVETARVVKGCVRDPDVVARYGGDEYVVMLRGTDSGGALKVAERIRRTMETHRFLAREGLALTVTTCIGVASFPEHAKAKAALLDLSDRAMYRGKRGSRNVVYMAALDLEAPPAERRQQGGSGS, encoded by the coding sequence ATGGCGCGCATCCTCCTCGTCGATGACGAAAAGATCGCCCGCACCCTCTACGGCGACTACCTGACCGCCGTGGGCCACGCCGTGACCGCGGTGGGCACACTGCAGGAAGCCCGGGACGCACTCGACGCGGAGCGCTTCGATGCGGTGGTGACGGACCTCATCCTCCCCGGCGGCGACGGCATGGAGGTCCTGCGCTACGTGAGAGACCGCCACTCCGGCGTGGAGGTGGTGGTCATCACCGGCCTGGACAAGGTCGACCCCGCCGTGCGGGCCATCAAGAGCGGCGCGGCCGAGTACCTCGTCAAGCCGGTGGCCCCCGAGGCCCTCCAGCACGCCGTCCGCCGCGCCCTCACCACGAGGGACTTGATGCAGGAGAACGCCTCCCTGCGCCGGCACGTCGCCATGCTGGAGGCGGGCCAGCGCATCGCCACCACGCTGGACCGCGAGAAGCTGGCCGCCGCCACCGCGAGCGCCCTGCAGGGCATGGCCTCCGCCAGCGCCGTGGTGCTGCTGGAGCGAGACCCGACCTCCGGCCTGCGCCTGCACGGCACGCGCGGGCTGTCCACCGAGGTGGAGCAGCGCCTGGTGGCCGCGCTCACCGAGCGCCTGACGGACGCACGCGCCCCCCGCGAGCTGGAGGGGCTGGGCGTGTCCTACGCGCGCGTGCTCTCCATCCCCGCCGTGGAGGGCCAGGTGGTGCTGGGGCACGCGGTGCTCTTCTTCGGCGGCGCCGGTGCGGAGTGGACCGGCGAGACGGCCGGCTACCTGGTGCGCAACTGGGGCCTGGCGCTGCGCAACCTGGGGCGCTTCGCGGCGGTGGAGGACCTGGCGTACGTCGACGACCTCACCCGCCTCTTCAACACGCGCTACCTGCACATGGTGCTGGACCGCGAAATCCAGGAGTCGCTCCAGACGCAGCGCCCCTTCAGCCTGCTGTTCATGGACCTGGACCACTTCAAGTCCATCAACGACACCCACGGCCACCTGGTGGGCTCCAAGCTGCTGGTGGAGACGGCCCGGGTGGTGAAGGGCTGCGTGAGAGACCCGGACGTGGTGGCCCGCTACGGCGGGGACGAGTACGTGGTGATGCTGCGCGGCACCGACTCGGGCGGCGCGCTCAAGGTGGCGGAGCGCATCCGCCGCACCATGGAGACGCACCGCTTCCTGGCGCGCGAGGGCCTGGCGCTCACCGTCACCACGTGCATCGGCGTGGCGAGCTTCCCCGAGCACGCCAAGGCCAAGGCCGCGCTGCTGGATTTGTCGGACCGGGCCATGTACCGCGGCAAGCGTGGCTCGCGGAATGTCGTCTACATGGCGGCGCTGGACCTGGAGGCCCCGCCCGCCGAGCGGCGGCAGCAGGGCGGCTCCGGTTCCTAG